One stretch of Croceibacterium atlanticum DNA includes these proteins:
- a CDS encoding aldehyde dehydrogenase family protein, with protein MNAETPIETRLEAFRSRWSGTTGKMLIGGEWREAASGETFATEDPATGEKLADVASAGQEDVDAAVAAARAAFEGPWSKVKPDERAKLINRLADLIEKNGDELALTETLDVGRPIQFSRIADVGGAVSQLRYQAGWATKLQGETNEISAPGEWLSYVLREPIGVCGQIVPWNFPLAMACGKLGPAMAAGCTVVLKPAEQTPLSTIRLGELALEAGFPEGVINVVTGYGRTSGAMLANHMDVDKVAFTGSTETGKAIIEASKTNFKRISLELGGKSPTFIFADADLKKAIPAAAMGIFFNAGQVCAAGSRLFVQEEVADQVLEGIAGMAKMLRVGHTLDPETVIGPLVSQQQLDRVTGYIESGRQEGATVMVGGGRKEGAGWFVEPTVLVDTEASMKVRAEEIFGPVLCATRFAGEDDADRLAALGNETQFGLAASIWTKDIGMAHRLARRLKAGTIRINGSGGVDPALPLGGFKASGWGRENGRAGVEAYTELKAISVALD; from the coding sequence TTGAACGCCGAAACACCCATTGAAACCCGCCTGGAGGCATTTCGCAGCCGTTGGAGCGGCACGACCGGCAAGATGCTGATCGGCGGCGAATGGCGCGAAGCCGCCAGCGGCGAAACCTTTGCGACCGAAGATCCGGCTACCGGGGAAAAGCTGGCCGATGTCGCCAGTGCGGGGCAGGAAGATGTCGATGCGGCGGTTGCCGCGGCAAGGGCTGCCTTTGAAGGGCCGTGGAGCAAGGTGAAGCCCGATGAGCGGGCGAAACTGATCAACCGGCTGGCGGACCTGATCGAGAAAAATGGCGACGAACTGGCGCTGACCGAGACGCTGGATGTGGGCCGCCCGATCCAGTTCAGCCGTATCGCCGATGTCGGCGGCGCGGTCAGCCAGCTGCGCTATCAGGCGGGCTGGGCGACCAAGCTGCAAGGCGAAACGAACGAGATTTCCGCACCGGGCGAATGGCTGAGCTATGTGCTGCGCGAACCGATCGGCGTCTGCGGCCAGATCGTTCCGTGGAACTTCCCGCTGGCCATGGCTTGCGGGAAGCTGGGTCCGGCCATGGCGGCAGGCTGTACCGTCGTGCTGAAACCGGCGGAGCAGACCCCGCTTTCCACGATCCGGCTGGGTGAACTGGCACTTGAAGCAGGCTTCCCGGAAGGTGTGATCAACGTCGTGACCGGCTATGGCCGCACATCCGGCGCCATGCTGGCCAATCACATGGATGTCGACAAGGTGGCCTTCACCGGATCGACCGAAACCGGCAAGGCGATCATCGAAGCGTCCAAGACCAATTTCAAGCGCATCAGCCTGGAACTGGGCGGCAAGTCGCCCACCTTCATCTTTGCCGATGCCGATTTGAAAAAGGCCATTCCCGCCGCGGCGATGGGCATCTTCTTCAATGCAGGGCAGGTATGCGCCGCCGGTTCCCGGCTGTTCGTGCAGGAAGAAGTGGCCGATCAGGTGCTGGAAGGCATTGCCGGCATGGCGAAGATGCTGCGGGTCGGCCACACGCTCGATCCGGAAACGGTGATCGGTCCGCTTGTCAGCCAGCAGCAGCTCGACCGGGTGACCGGCTATATCGAAAGCGGGCGGCAGGAAGGCGCGACCGTGATGGTCGGCGGCGGCCGCAAGGAAGGCGCGGGCTGGTTCGTGGAACCCACGGTGCTGGTCGATACGGAAGCGAGCATGAAGGTGCGGGCGGAGGAAATCTTTGGCCCGGTCCTGTGCGCCACACGCTTTGCCGGGGAAGACGATGCCGACCGCCTGGCTGCCTTGGGCAACGAGACGCAGTTCGGCCTCGCCGCCAGCATCTGGACGAAGGATATCGGCATGGCCCACCGCCTTGCACGGCGGCTCAAGGCCGGCACGATCCGCATCAACGGGTCGGGCGGCGTCGATCCGGCATTGCCGCTGGGCGGGTTCAAGGCCAGCGGCTGGGGCCGCGAAAACGGCCGCGCTGGCGTGGAAGCCTATACCGAACTGAAGGCAATCTCCGTCGCGCTGGATTGA
- a CDS encoding cytochrome b/b6 domain-containing protein, translating into MKRYSSGAIILHWLIAFALAFEIALGFSMPRGTEGFALFQLHKSVGITILALTVLRILWRFTHQRPPAVEKGVTHLLANAVHIGFYAFMLLAPLTGWAIVSTSDIVVPTMLYGTVPLPHLPLPAGINEAVEETHELLAWVAIALFVLHVAGAIRHELLLRRALLVRMAPNRLTGALLGLGVVAVFFVTGSYIAGSYARPDAEEPADIAQEAEVDTPAAPLAAPGPEPGEGTATEEEDEAAGEEPPTAEAADPAAEAAPTPAAVQPGPPPKWSIRPGGRLGFSVGNGGETISGSFSQWSGSIAFDPENPASADIRIEINLASASVGDATQDGMLQGGEYFATDNFATATFRATSARKTGGNNYTANGTLTLKGVSRPQVITFRLTGTAANRHVEGNASIARAPFDIGTGSTGGDLDANVAVSFSFDATRQ; encoded by the coding sequence ATGAAAAGATATAGCAGCGGCGCCATAATACTGCATTGGCTGATAGCCTTTGCATTGGCTTTTGAAATTGCGCTCGGTTTCTCGATGCCCAGGGGGACAGAAGGCTTTGCCCTCTTCCAGCTGCACAAATCCGTTGGCATCACCATTCTGGCATTGACGGTGCTGCGCATTCTCTGGCGTTTCACCCACCAACGCCCGCCTGCGGTGGAAAAGGGCGTCACCCACCTGCTCGCCAATGCCGTGCATATCGGGTTCTACGCCTTCATGCTGCTGGCCCCGCTGACTGGCTGGGCGATCGTTTCCACTTCCGACATTGTCGTCCCGACCATGCTGTATGGCACGGTGCCACTGCCGCATCTTCCGCTGCCGGCCGGCATCAACGAAGCGGTGGAGGAAACGCACGAACTGCTCGCCTGGGTGGCGATTGCCCTGTTCGTGCTGCATGTGGCCGGGGCGATCCGCCATGAATTGCTGCTGCGCCGCGCCTTGCTCGTGCGGATGGCGCCAAACAGGCTGACCGGTGCCCTGCTCGGCCTTGGCGTTGTGGCGGTGTTCTTCGTCACCGGCAGTTACATTGCCGGCAGCTATGCCAGGCCGGACGCGGAAGAGCCTGCCGATATTGCGCAGGAAGCGGAAGTGGACACGCCAGCCGCCCCCTTGGCCGCCCCCGGCCCCGAACCGGGCGAAGGCACGGCCACAGAGGAAGAGGACGAAGCTGCCGGGGAAGAGCCCCCCACCGCCGAAGCGGCCGATCCCGCGGCAGAGGCCGCGCCCACTCCAGCAGCCGTGCAACCCGGCCCGCCGCCGAAATGGTCGATCAGGCCCGGTGGGCGACTGGGCTTTTCCGTGGGCAATGGCGGAGAGACGATTTCGGGCAGCTTCTCGCAATGGAGCGGTTCGATCGCCTTCGATCCGGAAAATCCAGCCAGCGCCGACATAAGGATCGAAATCAACCTTGCCAGCGCCTCGGTCGGCGATGCGACGCAGGACGGAATGCTGCAGGGCGGGGAATATTTCGCCACGGACAATTTCGCGACCGCGACATTCCGGGCCACTTCGGCGCGCAAGACGGGCGGCAACAACTATACGGCCAATGGCACGCTGACTCTCAAGGGAGTCAGCCGCCCGCAGGTGATTACTTTCCGCCTGACCGGCACCGCTGCGAACCGGCATGTGGAAGGCAATGCCTCCATTGCCCGCGCGCCATTCGATATCGGCACCGGATCGACCGGAGGGGATCTGGACGCCAATGTCGCGGTCAGTTTCTCTTTCGACGCGACCCGGCAGTAA
- a CDS encoding PAS domain-containing sensor histidine kinase produces MKEDPPPDEIAWLLLDHVPVAVALLDGDLRYIACNQLWRAVVGLEGRNLVGQAHFQLVPDHKGKWSAVFRRALAGETLSGELEWIVWPNGAEDWIDWRVTPWRDRAGETGGLLVFFQRRTEQVRSRQRAEVLSQELNLLIDSATQYAIYMLDRAGRIVIWNAGAERLCGWCEDEVLGQPSDILFDQSDRDQNLPARQLAEAREKGCLQWRGWRPHKQNGRFLADVMITRIDDRDGQFVGFGQVVRDVTEEDRRARELETNEVQLRSILDSVPDAMIVIDEQGLIRSFSKAAEKLFGYDEGEVLGRNVSMLMPSPDRERHDSYIAEYRDTGVKRVIGQNRRVVGQRKDGTQFPHELTVAEAVGGGRRLFTGFLRDLSAEEAAEAQLQELQDELLHISRVSAVGTLATALAHELNQPLSAITSYVQTSASLLRANEDEVLTLIREALDEAGEEALRAGAIVRRLREFVSRGELERTVESPAELAEQACSIATVGAQARGIYCQVTIPDEIPRVLVDRVQIQQVLFNLIRNALEAVGKDGQVSIVASAEGTMTRFSVTDNGPGVPPDRVSTLFEPFAGSKTQGMGLGLSICRTIIEAHGGRLWYEPSLEHGAAFHFTVPALREYEVMDD; encoded by the coding sequence ATGAAAGAAGATCCGCCGCCAGATGAAATTGCCTGGTTGCTGCTGGACCATGTTCCGGTTGCCGTGGCACTGCTTGACGGCGATCTTCGTTACATCGCCTGCAATCAGCTCTGGCGCGCGGTGGTCGGCCTGGAAGGGCGAAACCTTGTCGGCCAGGCCCATTTCCAACTGGTGCCTGACCATAAAGGCAAGTGGTCGGCCGTTTTCCGGCGGGCGCTGGCAGGCGAAACGCTGTCCGGCGAACTGGAATGGATCGTCTGGCCCAATGGCGCGGAAGACTGGATTGACTGGCGGGTGACGCCCTGGCGCGACCGCGCCGGCGAAACGGGTGGGTTGCTGGTCTTTTTCCAGCGGCGGACCGAGCAGGTCCGTAGCCGCCAGCGCGCGGAAGTGTTGAGCCAGGAACTCAATCTGCTGATCGACAGCGCCACCCAATATGCGATCTACATGCTCGACCGGGCCGGGCGCATCGTCATCTGGAACGCCGGTGCCGAGCGCCTGTGCGGCTGGTGCGAGGATGAAGTGCTGGGCCAGCCCAGCGACATCTTGTTCGACCAATCCGATCGGGACCAAAACCTGCCGGCCCGCCAATTGGCGGAAGCGCGTGAAAAGGGCTGTCTGCAATGGCGGGGCTGGCGCCCGCATAAGCAGAATGGCCGTTTCCTTGCCGATGTCATGATCACGCGGATCGATGACAGGGATGGGCAATTCGTGGGCTTCGGCCAGGTCGTGCGCGACGTGACCGAAGAGGACCGCCGCGCCCGCGAACTGGAGACGAACGAAGTCCAGCTGCGATCCATTCTGGATAGCGTTCCCGATGCGATGATCGTGATCGACGAACAGGGTCTGATCCGGTCCTTCAGCAAGGCGGCGGAAAAGCTGTTCGGCTATGATGAGGGCGAGGTGCTGGGGCGCAATGTCTCCATGCTTATGCCCTCCCCGGACCGTGAACGGCATGACAGCTATATCGCTGAATATCGGGATACCGGGGTGAAACGCGTGATCGGCCAGAACCGGCGGGTTGTCGGCCAGCGCAAGGACGGAACCCAATTCCCCCATGAATTGACCGTGGCGGAGGCTGTCGGCGGCGGGCGGCGGCTTTTCACCGGCTTCCTGCGCGATCTCAGCGCGGAAGAGGCGGCAGAGGCGCAATTGCAGGAATTGCAGGATGAATTGCTGCATATCTCCCGCGTCAGCGCCGTTGGCACGCTGGCCACGGCATTGGCGCATGAACTGAACCAGCCGCTTTCCGCGATCACCAGCTATGTCCAGACATCGGCCAGCCTGCTGCGAGCGAATGAGGACGAGGTGCTGACCCTGATCCGCGAGGCGTTGGACGAAGCCGGGGAAGAAGCGTTGCGCGCCGGCGCCATCGTTCGCCGCCTGCGCGAATTCGTGTCCCGCGGGGAACTGGAACGAACGGTGGAATCGCCTGCGGAACTGGCAGAGCAAGCCTGTTCGATTGCCACGGTGGGGGCGCAGGCACGCGGCATTTACTGCCAGGTGACCATTCCGGACGAGATACCGCGAGTGCTGGTTGACCGCGTGCAGATACAGCAGGTGCTGTTCAATCTCATCCGCAATGCGCTGGAAGCCGTGGGAAAGGATGGGCAGGTTTCCATCGTCGCCAGCGCCGAGGGAACAATGACCCGTTTTTCCGTCACCGACAACGGGCCCGGCGTGCCGCCCGATCGCGTGTCGACATTGTTCGAGCCATTTGCGGGCAGCAAGACCCAGGGGATGGGGCTTGGTTTGTCGATCTGCCGAACGATCATCGAAGCGCATGGCGGGCGATTGTGGTATGAACCTTCGCTGGAACACGGCGCGGCCTTTCATTTTACCGTACCCGCACTTCGGGAATATGAGGTCATGGATGACTGA
- a CDS encoding response regulator transcription factor, producing MTDARLVHVVDDEEAIRRSLDFLLRTAGYRVERWACGNDFLKGVDPEQPACVLMDLRMPGMEGMDIQEEMARRGINLPLIMLTGHGDVAMAVRAMRAGAVDFLQKPFDRKVILEAVEEAFGLLADKEAQRSREEWARTQIHALTDREREVLDGLACGYPNKTIAYDLGISSRTVEVYRANLMAKLGVSNFADALRIAFAAGLGSESEWRDAHADSRAERPGSSG from the coding sequence ATGACTGATGCCCGCCTGGTTCACGTGGTGGATGACGAGGAAGCGATCCGCCGTTCACTGGATTTCCTGTTGCGCACTGCCGGCTACCGCGTGGAACGCTGGGCCTGTGGCAATGATTTCCTGAAGGGGGTCGATCCGGAACAGCCGGCCTGTGTGCTGATGGATCTGCGTATGCCCGGCATGGAAGGCATGGATATTCAGGAGGAAATGGCCCGGCGCGGGATCAATCTTCCGTTGATCATGCTGACCGGCCATGGCGATGTGGCCATGGCCGTGCGCGCCATGCGCGCCGGCGCGGTGGATTTCCTGCAGAAGCCATTCGATCGCAAGGTAATCCTGGAAGCGGTGGAGGAGGCCTTCGGCTTGCTGGCCGACAAGGAGGCGCAGCGCAGCCGCGAAGAGTGGGCGCGCACCCAGATACATGCCCTGACCGATCGGGAGCGGGAAGTGCTGGACGGGCTTGCCTGCGGATATCCCAACAAGACGATCGCCTATGACCTGGGGATCAGTTCGCGCACGGTGGAAGTCTATCGCGCCAATCTGATGGCCAAGCTGGGCGTATCGAATTTTGCCGACGCCCTGCGCATAGCCTTTGCCGCCGGGCTCGGTTCCGAAAGCGAATGGCGCGATGCCCATGCCGACAGCCGGGCAGAACGGCCCGGCTCTTCTGGCTGA
- a CDS encoding universal stress protein, translating to MKNVLVLIHDDAGQEARLQVALDLVRGLKGHLNCIDIVVPPMIVSDYYSGAGEAMVLDYARKHEATNRKTIETRLAQEDVPWDMVTATGFPVDEIRGASELADIIVVTSRSDDEDPLDARRIAGELAVKGERPLLAVPPTAKSFNPRGHALVAWDGSSEANKALRESLPMLQIAETVTLLEVNQPDGEFAVEDAASYLSRHDVHPRIVQKSTEGTIAETLLERASDGGSDYVVMGAYGHSRTVEAIFGGVTVSMLERSEIPLFLAH from the coding sequence ATGAAAAACGTATTGGTCCTGATTCATGACGATGCAGGTCAGGAGGCTCGCCTGCAGGTGGCGCTCGACCTCGTGCGGGGGCTGAAGGGGCACCTCAACTGCATCGATATCGTGGTCCCGCCCATGATCGTGTCCGATTATTACAGCGGCGCGGGCGAAGCGATGGTGCTCGATTATGCACGCAAGCACGAAGCCACCAATCGCAAGACCATTGAAACCCGGCTCGCCCAGGAAGACGTGCCGTGGGACATGGTGACGGCCACGGGCTTCCCGGTGGACGAGATCCGGGGCGCATCCGAACTGGCCGATATCATCGTGGTCACCAGCCGTTCCGATGATGAAGATCCGCTGGATGCACGGCGCATCGCGGGCGAACTGGCCGTGAAGGGCGAACGCCCGCTGCTGGCAGTGCCGCCGACAGCCAAATCCTTCAACCCGCGGGGCCATGCGCTTGTCGCCTGGGATGGATCTTCCGAAGCGAACAAGGCGCTGCGCGAATCCCTGCCCATGCTGCAAATCGCCGAAACGGTGACTTTGCTGGAGGTAAACCAGCCCGATGGTGAATTCGCGGTGGAAGATGCCGCCAGCTATCTTTCCCGGCATGACGTGCATCCGCGCATTGTCCAGAAATCGACCGAGGGGACCATCGCCGAAACCCTGCTGGAACGCGCATCGGATGGCGGCAGCGATTATGTCGTGATGGGTGCCTATGGCCACAGCCGCACGGTCGAGGCGATATTCGGCGGCGTTACCGTGAGCATGCTGGAAAGGAGCGAGATCCCCCTGTTCCTGGCCCATTGA
- a CDS encoding zinc-dependent alcohol dehydrogenase family protein: protein MTTMKAMQLDQPGTPLHMVERELPEPGEGELRIAIAACGVCRTDLHVTDGDIHGTLPIVPGHEVVGHVDAIGPGVGGFKPGDRVGVPWLGHSCGHCPYCRNGQENLCDSPLFTGFTRDGGFASHCIADAHFCFPIPDGFDDIHAAPLLCAGLIGYRSYRMAGDAPVLGLYGFGAAAHILAQLAIWQGRTVYAFTREGDEDAQAFARELGCAWAGSSTQAPPQQMDAAIIFAPVGPLVPQALKMVKKGGRVVCAGIHMSDIPAFPYADLWEERQILSVANLTRADGTEFLDLAARAGISTHVTAMKLAEANQALDRLRAGEVEGAIVLLPDG from the coding sequence ATGACGACGATGAAAGCAATGCAACTGGATCAGCCGGGCACGCCGCTGCACATGGTGGAGCGCGAACTGCCTGAACCCGGCGAAGGGGAATTGCGCATCGCCATTGCCGCCTGCGGCGTCTGCCGCACGGATCTGCATGTGACCGATGGAGATATCCATGGCACGCTGCCCATCGTGCCCGGTCACGAAGTGGTCGGCCACGTGGATGCGATCGGTCCGGGGGTCGGCGGCTTCAAACCTGGCGACCGGGTTGGCGTGCCCTGGCTTGGCCATAGCTGCGGCCATTGCCCCTATTGCCGGAACGGACAGGAAAACCTGTGCGACAGCCCTTTATTCACCGGCTTCACCCGCGATGGCGGTTTTGCCAGCCATTGCATTGCCGATGCCCATTTCTGCTTCCCGATCCCCGACGGCTTCGATGATATCCATGCCGCGCCGCTGCTCTGTGCCGGACTGATCGGCTATCGTTCCTATCGCATGGCGGGCGATGCGCCGGTGCTGGGGCTTTATGGCTTTGGCGCGGCCGCGCATATCCTTGCCCAGCTGGCCATCTGGCAGGGGCGCACTGTCTATGCCTTCACGCGGGAGGGGGATGAAGATGCGCAGGCCTTCGCCCGCGAACTGGGTTGCGCCTGGGCCGGGTCTTCCACCCAGGCGCCGCCGCAACAGATGGACGCCGCCATCATTTTCGCCCCGGTCGGCCCGCTGGTCCCGCAAGCGTTGAAAATGGTGAAGAAGGGTGGCCGCGTCGTCTGCGCAGGCATCCACATGTCGGATATTCCCGCCTTCCCCTATGCCGATCTGTGGGAGGAACGGCAGATCCTTTCCGTCGCCAATCTGACCCGCGCCGACGGCACGGAATTTCTCGATCTGGCGGCACGGGCCGGCATTTCGACCCATGTCACCGCCATGAAGCTTGCCGAAGCGAACCAGGCGCTGGATCGATTGCGCGCGGGCGAAGTGGAAGGGGCCATCGTCCTGTTGCCGGACGGTTGA
- a CDS encoding poly-beta-hydroxybutyrate polymerase N-terminal domain-containing protein produces the protein MSAATEDPAMSQNPVPQPASSRGDDLAAPDPVEGVAELIDRATSASLAQWTLGIAPESLAAAFADWAVHAARSPGRAMLLATKTERKLNRLADYAVRAASGGGQAERCIEPLPQDHRFTDPAWDQWPFGLYQQAFLLTQQWLDVAFGGLPGVTPHHDEVVRFTVRQLLDLISPANFVWSNPVVQQRVLATGGMCLVEGARLFAEDWQSLIRREPIGDGGDFEVGRNLAVTPGKVVYRNELIELIQYSPTTDKVRPEPILFVPAWIMKYHILASGAISMLKRKSIFRFIGFRWRFEQSPSNHRN, from the coding sequence ATGTCCGCCGCGACGGAGGATCCCGCAATGTCGCAAAACCCGGTCCCACAGCCTGCCTCATCCCGTGGCGATGATCTGGCCGCTCCTGATCCGGTGGAAGGTGTTGCCGAACTGATCGACCGCGCGACCAGCGCTTCACTGGCGCAGTGGACGCTGGGTATTGCGCCCGAATCGCTCGCCGCCGCATTCGCCGATTGGGCGGTTCATGCTGCGCGGTCCCCCGGGCGGGCCATGCTGCTGGCAACCAAGACGGAGCGGAAGCTGAACCGGCTGGCCGATTATGCCGTGCGGGCGGCGAGCGGCGGCGGCCAAGCGGAACGCTGCATAGAGCCTTTGCCACAGGATCATCGCTTCACCGATCCGGCCTGGGACCAATGGCCCTTCGGCCTTTACCAGCAGGCCTTTCTGCTGACGCAGCAATGGCTGGATGTCGCCTTTGGCGGCCTGCCCGGCGTGACCCCGCATCATGATGAAGTGGTGCGCTTCACCGTGCGGCAATTGCTCGACCTCATCTCCCCGGCCAATTTTGTCTGGAGCAATCCGGTCGTGCAGCAGCGCGTGCTGGCGACGGGGGGCATGTGCCTGGTGGAAGGCGCCAGGCTGTTTGCCGAGGACTGGCAGTCCCTGATCCGGCGCGAGCCGATTGGCGATGGCGGCGATTTCGAAGTTGGCCGCAATCTGGCTGTGACGCCGGGGAAGGTCGTTTATCGCAACGAACTGATCGAATTGATCCAATATTCCCCGACCACGGACAAGGTGAGGCCGGAACCGATCCTGTTCGTGCCGGCCTGGATCATGAAATACCACATTTTAGCTTCTGGTGCAATTAGTATGTTGAAAAGAAAGAGTATTTTCAGATTTATAGGCTTCAGATGGCGGTTTGAGCAATCACCCAGCAATCACCGCAACTGA
- a CDS encoding universal stress protein: MLKDLVAVVDDVEASKSFLKRAVKFAEAHEAHLAVKLLTRDLYGLVGLYPFDVYPLALHEMHADQEAQLDQLKQTLHGAAVPVEVRGMADDPGFAHGTLRMEGRYADIVLVGPSNAYDDKKLRRYIIETVLLSLGGPVLILPENSSLEQINHVVLGWDASGEARRAARELLLIAQTKARVDVVLVDPEPTPEGHGPAPGSDIARHLARHDFAVEVHREVSGGLSVSDVLEQFALENGADLIAIGGYAHSRVREIFLGGVTRDLIEDARVPVLLAR; this comes from the coding sequence ATGCTGAAGGATCTGGTTGCAGTTGTGGACGACGTCGAGGCGTCGAAAAGCTTTCTGAAGAGGGCGGTCAAGTTCGCCGAGGCCCATGAGGCACATCTGGCCGTAAAGTTGCTGACGCGAGATCTTTATGGCCTGGTTGGCCTCTACCCATTCGACGTATATCCCCTTGCTCTCCACGAGATGCATGCTGATCAGGAAGCCCAGCTCGATCAATTGAAGCAGACCCTGCACGGCGCAGCGGTTCCCGTCGAAGTCAGGGGCATGGCGGATGATCCAGGATTCGCGCATGGAACGTTGCGAATGGAGGGCCGCTATGCGGACATAGTCTTGGTTGGTCCTTCAAATGCCTATGATGACAAGAAATTGCGTCGCTATATTATCGAAACGGTTCTCCTCTCCCTTGGAGGGCCCGTGCTGATTCTTCCGGAGAACTCCAGCCTAGAGCAGATCAATCACGTCGTCCTTGGCTGGGATGCCTCAGGGGAAGCACGCCGCGCAGCACGAGAACTGCTGCTGATTGCGCAAACCAAGGCTCGAGTTGATGTCGTTCTGGTGGATCCCGAACCTACTCCAGAGGGACATGGCCCAGCACCGGGAAGTGACATCGCCAGACATCTTGCTCGCCATGATTTCGCGGTCGAGGTTCACCGTGAAGTCTCGGGTGGCCTCTCTGTGTCAGATGTCTTGGAGCAATTCGCATTGGAAAATGGGGCGGATCTCATAGCGATCGGTGGCTATGCCCACTCACGCGTTCGCGAGATCTTCCTTGGTGGCGTAACTCGCGACCTTATTGAGGATGCACGTGTGCCTGTCTTGCTAGCTCGCTAA
- a CDS encoding Hsp20 family protein — protein MRTSIDLTPYRRSTVGFDRLFDLLDNGAGHDVAGDYPPYDLVQLSEGNYRIDVALAGYKREDVEIVAQQNLLTVKGERGQENEPGEILHRGIPMRSFERRFQLADFVEVEAAKFENGLLSITLKRVLPEAMKPRKIEISSGEAMPSGLSAKGAPEPEAV, from the coding sequence ATGAGAACAAGTATCGATCTTACACCATATCGGCGTTCGACCGTCGGTTTCGATCGCCTTTTCGACCTGCTTGACAATGGGGCAGGTCATGACGTCGCCGGAGACTATCCACCCTATGATCTCGTGCAGCTAAGTGAAGGTAACTACCGCATTGATGTCGCGTTAGCGGGATACAAGCGAGAAGACGTCGAGATTGTTGCGCAGCAGAACCTGCTCACTGTGAAAGGGGAGCGCGGGCAGGAGAATGAGCCGGGAGAGATTTTGCATCGGGGTATTCCTATGCGCTCCTTCGAGCGCCGTTTCCAACTTGCAGATTTTGTGGAAGTTGAGGCGGCAAAGTTCGAAAATGGCCTTCTCAGCATAACGTTGAAGCGCGTGCTCCCTGAGGCAATGAAGCCGCGCAAAATCGAAATCAGCTCTGGCGAAGCAATGCCAAGTGGTCTCAGTGCGAAAGGGGCCCCAGAACCAGAAGCTGTATGA